In Mus musculus strain C57BL/6J chromosome 9, GRCm38.p6 C57BL/6J, one genomic interval encodes:
- the Eomes gene encoding eomesodermin homolog isoform X1 codes for MQLGEQLLVSSVNLPGAHFYSLESARGGGGGGGGGGGGGGGSVSLLPGAAPSPQRLDLDKASKKFPGSLPCQAGSAEPAGAGAGAPAAMLSDADAGDTFGSTSAVAKPGPPDGRKGSPCAEEELPSAATAAATARYSMDSLSSERYYLPSPGPQGSELAAPCSLFQYPAAAGAAHGPVYPASNGARYPYGSMLPPGGFPAAVCPPARAQFGPAAGSGSGAGSSGGGAGGPGAYPYGQGSPLYGPYAGTSAAGSCGGLGGLGVPGSGFRAHVYLCNRPLWLKFHRHQTEMIITKQGRRMFPFLSFNINGLNPTAHYNVFVEVVLADPNHWRFQGGKWVTCGKADNNMQGNKMYVHPESPNTGSHWMRQEISFGKLKLTNNKGANNNNTQMIVLQSLHKYQPRLHIVEVTEDGVEDLNEPSKTQTFTFSETQFIAVTAYQNTDITQLKIDHNPFAKGFRDNYDSAKRWPTLPSGGLSRLSSNL; via the exons ATGCAGTTGGGAGAGCAGCTCCTGGTGAGCTCGGTGAACCTGCCCGGCGCGCACTTCTACTCGCTGGAGAGTGCtcgcggaggaggaggaggaggaggcggaggaggagggggaggcggAGGGAGCGTCAGCCTCCTCCCCGGTGCTGCCCCCTCGCCCCAGAGGCTGGACTTAGACAAAGCGTCCAAGAAGTTTCCGGGCAGTCTCCCGTGCCAGGCGGGGAGCGCAGAACCCGCAGGCGCCGGCGCGGGGGCCCCCGCGGCCATGCTCAGTGACGCGGACGCTGGGGACACCTTCGGGAGCACCTCGGCGGTGGCCAAGCCCGGGCCCCCGGACGGCCGCAAGGGCTCCCCGTGCGCGGAGGAGGAGCTGCCCTCCGCCGCCACCGCCGCGGCCACCGCGCGCTACTCCATGGACAGCCTGAGCTCCGAGCGCTACTACCTCCCGTCGCCGGGACCGCAGGGCTCCGAGCTCGCCGCGCCCTGCTCGCTCTTCCAGTACCCGGCGGCGGCCGGAGCAGCCCACGGACCCGTGTACCCCGCGTCCAATGGCGCGCGCTACCCCTACGGCTCCATGCTGCCCCCCGGTGGATTCCCCGCCGCCGTGTGCCCGCCCGCGAGGGCGCAGTTCGGCCCCGCTGCGGGTTCGGGGAGCGGCGCTGGTAGCAGCGGCGGTGGTGCCGGCGGTCCTGGCGCCTATCCCTACGGCCAGGGTTCTCCGCTCTACGGGCCATACGCCGGAACCTCAGCGGCCGGGTCTTGTGGAGGATTGGGGGGCCTAGGGGTGCCTGGCTCCGGCTTCCGCGCCCACGTCTACCTGTGCAACCGGCCCCTATGGCTCAAATTCCACCGGCACCAAACTGAGATGATCATCACCAAACAGGGCAG GCGCATGTTTCCTTTCTTGAGCTTCAACATAAACGGACTCAACCCCACCGCCCACTACAATGTTTTCGTGGAAGTGGTTCTGGCCGACCCTAACCACTGGCGCTTCCAGGGGGGCAAGTGGGTGACCTGCGGCAAAGCGGACAATAACATGCAGG gCAATAAGATGTACGTTCACCCAGAATCTCCTAACACTGGCTCCCACTGGATGAGGCAGGAGATTTCCTTTGGGAAGTTAAAACTCACCAATAACAAAggtgcaaacaacaacaacacacag ATGATAGTGTTGCAGTCTCTGCACAAATACCAACCGAGGCTGCACATCGTGGAAGTGACAGAGGACGGTGTGGAGGACTTGAATGAACCTTCCAAGACTCAGACCTTCACCTTCTCAGAGACACAGTTCATCGCTGTGACGGCCTACCAAAACACGGAT ATCACCCAGCTAAAGATCGACCATAACCCCTTCGCCAAAGGCTTCCGGGACAACTACGATTC AGCGAAGAGGTGGCCAACCCTCCCCAGCGGTGGCTTGTCACGCCTGTCCAGCAACCTGTGA
- the Eomes gene encoding eomesodermin homolog isoform 1 (isoform 1 is encoded by transcript variant 1): MQLGEQLLVSSVNLPGAHFYSLESARGGGGGGGGGGGGGGGSVSLLPGAAPSPQRLDLDKASKKFPGSLPCQAGSAEPAGAGAGAPAAMLSDADAGDTFGSTSAVAKPGPPDGRKGSPCAEEELPSAATAAATARYSMDSLSSERYYLPSPGPQGSELAAPCSLFQYPAAAGAAHGPVYPASNGARYPYGSMLPPGGFPAAVCPPARAQFGPAAGSGSGAGSSGGGAGGPGAYPYGQGSPLYGPYAGTSAAGSCGGLGGLGVPGSGFRAHVYLCNRPLWLKFHRHQTEMIITKQGRRMFPFLSFNINGLNPTAHYNVFVEVVLADPNHWRFQGGKWVTCGKADNNMQGNKMYVHPESPNTGSHWMRQEISFGKLKLTNNKGANNNNTQMIVLQSLHKYQPRLHIVEVTEDGVEDLNEPSKTQTFTFSETQFIAVTAYQNTDITQLKIDHNPFAKGFRDNYDSMYTASENDRLTPSPTDSPRSHQIVPGGRYGVQNFFPEPFVNTLPQARYYNGERTVPQTNGLLSPQQSEEVANPPQRWLVTPVQQPVTNKLDIGSYESEYTSSTLLPYGIKSLPLQTSHALGYYPDPTFPAMAGWGGRGAYQRKMAAGLPWTSRMSPPVFPEDQLAKEKVKEEISSSWIETPPSIKSLDSSDSGVYNSACKRKRLSPSTPSNGNSPPIKCEDINTEEYSKDTSKGMGAYYAFYTSP, translated from the exons ATGCAGTTGGGAGAGCAGCTCCTGGTGAGCTCGGTGAACCTGCCCGGCGCGCACTTCTACTCGCTGGAGAGTGCtcgcggaggaggaggaggaggaggcggaggaggagggggaggcggAGGGAGCGTCAGCCTCCTCCCCGGTGCTGCCCCCTCGCCCCAGAGGCTGGACTTAGACAAAGCGTCCAAGAAGTTTCCGGGCAGTCTCCCGTGCCAGGCGGGGAGCGCAGAACCCGCAGGCGCCGGCGCGGGGGCCCCCGCGGCCATGCTCAGTGACGCGGACGCTGGGGACACCTTCGGGAGCACCTCGGCGGTGGCCAAGCCCGGGCCCCCGGACGGCCGCAAGGGCTCCCCGTGCGCGGAGGAGGAGCTGCCCTCCGCCGCCACCGCCGCGGCCACCGCGCGCTACTCCATGGACAGCCTGAGCTCCGAGCGCTACTACCTCCCGTCGCCGGGACCGCAGGGCTCCGAGCTCGCCGCGCCCTGCTCGCTCTTCCAGTACCCGGCGGCGGCCGGAGCAGCCCACGGACCCGTGTACCCCGCGTCCAATGGCGCGCGCTACCCCTACGGCTCCATGCTGCCCCCCGGTGGATTCCCCGCCGCCGTGTGCCCGCCCGCGAGGGCGCAGTTCGGCCCCGCTGCGGGTTCGGGGAGCGGCGCTGGTAGCAGCGGCGGTGGTGCCGGCGGTCCTGGCGCCTATCCCTACGGCCAGGGTTCTCCGCTCTACGGGCCATACGCCGGAACCTCAGCGGCCGGGTCTTGTGGAGGATTGGGGGGCCTAGGGGTGCCTGGCTCCGGCTTCCGCGCCCACGTCTACCTGTGCAACCGGCCCCTATGGCTCAAATTCCACCGGCACCAAACTGAGATGATCATCACCAAACAGGGCAG GCGCATGTTTCCTTTCTTGAGCTTCAACATAAACGGACTCAACCCCACCGCCCACTACAATGTTTTCGTGGAAGTGGTTCTGGCCGACCCTAACCACTGGCGCTTCCAGGGGGGCAAGTGGGTGACCTGCGGCAAAGCGGACAATAACATGCAGG gCAATAAGATGTACGTTCACCCAGAATCTCCTAACACTGGCTCCCACTGGATGAGGCAGGAGATTTCCTTTGGGAAGTTAAAACTCACCAATAACAAAggtgcaaacaacaacaacacacag ATGATAGTGTTGCAGTCTCTGCACAAATACCAACCGAGGCTGCACATCGTGGAAGTGACAGAGGACGGTGTGGAGGACTTGAATGAACCTTCCAAGACTCAGACCTTCACCTTCTCAGAGACACAGTTCATCGCTGTGACGGCCTACCAAAACACGGAT ATCACCCAGCTAAAGATCGACCATAACCCCTTCGCCAAAGGCTTCCGGGACAACTACGATTC CATGTACACGGCTTCAGAAAATGACAGGTTAACTCCATCTCCCACGGATTCCCCTAGATCCCATCAGATTGTCCCTGGAGGTCGGTACGGCGTTCAAAACTTCTTCCCGGAGCCCTTTGTCAACACTTTGCCTCAAGCCCGATATTATAACGGTGAGAGAACCGTGCCACAGACCAACGGCCTCCTCTCACCCCAACAGAGCGAAGAGGTGGCCAACCCTCCCCAGCGGTGGCTTGTCACGCCTGTCCAGCAACCTGTGACCAACAAGCTAGACATCGGTTCTTATGAATCTGAATATACTTCCAGTACCTTGCTCCCATATGGTATTAAGTCCTTGCCCCTGCAGACATCCCATGCCCTGGGGTATTACCCTGACCCGACCTTCCCTGCTATGGCAGGGTGGGGAGGCCGTGGCGCTTATCAGAGGAAGATGGCAGCTGGACTACCATGGACATCCAGAATGAGCCCACCTGTCTTCCCAGAAGATCAGCTTGCCAAGGAAAAAGTTAAAGAAGAGATTAGTTCCTCCTGGATAGAGACTCCCCCCTCCATCAAGTCTCTAGACTCC
- the Eomes gene encoding eomesodermin homolog isoform 2 (isoform 2 is encoded by transcript variant 2) translates to MQLGEQLLVSSVNLPGAHFYSLESARGGGGGGGGGGGGGGGSVSLLPGAAPSPQRLDLDKASKKFPGSLPCQAGSAEPAGAGAGAPAAMLSDADAGDTFGSTSAVAKPGPPDGRKGSPCAEEELPSAATAAATARYSMDSLSSERYYLPSPGPQGSELAAPCSLFQYPAAAGAAHGPVYPASNGARYPYGSMLPPGGFPAAVCPPARAQFGPAAGSGSGAGSSGGGAGGPGAYPYGQGSPLYGPYAGTSAAGSCGGLGGLGVPGSGFRAHVYLCNRPLWLKFHRHQTEMIITKQGRRMFPFLSFNINGLNPTAHYNVFVEVVLADPNHWRFQGGKWVTCGKADNNMQGNKMYVHPESPNTGSHWMRQEISFGKLKLTNNKGANNNNTQMIVLQSLHKYQPRLHIVEVTEDGVEDLNEPSKTQTFTFSETQFIAVTAYQNTDITQLKIDHNPFAKGFRDNYDSSHQIVPGGRYGVQNFFPEPFVNTLPQARYYNGERTVPQTNGLLSPQQSEEVANPPQRWLVTPVQQPVTNKLDIGSYESEYTSSTLLPYGIKSLPLQTSHALGYYPDPTFPAMAGWGGRGAYQRKMAAGLPWTSRMSPPVFPEDQLAKEKVKEEISSSWIETPPSIKSLDSSDSGVYNSACKRKRLSPSTPSNGNSPPIKCEDINTEEYSKDTSKGMGAYYAFYTSP, encoded by the exons ATGCAGTTGGGAGAGCAGCTCCTGGTGAGCTCGGTGAACCTGCCCGGCGCGCACTTCTACTCGCTGGAGAGTGCtcgcggaggaggaggaggaggaggcggaggaggagggggaggcggAGGGAGCGTCAGCCTCCTCCCCGGTGCTGCCCCCTCGCCCCAGAGGCTGGACTTAGACAAAGCGTCCAAGAAGTTTCCGGGCAGTCTCCCGTGCCAGGCGGGGAGCGCAGAACCCGCAGGCGCCGGCGCGGGGGCCCCCGCGGCCATGCTCAGTGACGCGGACGCTGGGGACACCTTCGGGAGCACCTCGGCGGTGGCCAAGCCCGGGCCCCCGGACGGCCGCAAGGGCTCCCCGTGCGCGGAGGAGGAGCTGCCCTCCGCCGCCACCGCCGCGGCCACCGCGCGCTACTCCATGGACAGCCTGAGCTCCGAGCGCTACTACCTCCCGTCGCCGGGACCGCAGGGCTCCGAGCTCGCCGCGCCCTGCTCGCTCTTCCAGTACCCGGCGGCGGCCGGAGCAGCCCACGGACCCGTGTACCCCGCGTCCAATGGCGCGCGCTACCCCTACGGCTCCATGCTGCCCCCCGGTGGATTCCCCGCCGCCGTGTGCCCGCCCGCGAGGGCGCAGTTCGGCCCCGCTGCGGGTTCGGGGAGCGGCGCTGGTAGCAGCGGCGGTGGTGCCGGCGGTCCTGGCGCCTATCCCTACGGCCAGGGTTCTCCGCTCTACGGGCCATACGCCGGAACCTCAGCGGCCGGGTCTTGTGGAGGATTGGGGGGCCTAGGGGTGCCTGGCTCCGGCTTCCGCGCCCACGTCTACCTGTGCAACCGGCCCCTATGGCTCAAATTCCACCGGCACCAAACTGAGATGATCATCACCAAACAGGGCAG GCGCATGTTTCCTTTCTTGAGCTTCAACATAAACGGACTCAACCCCACCGCCCACTACAATGTTTTCGTGGAAGTGGTTCTGGCCGACCCTAACCACTGGCGCTTCCAGGGGGGCAAGTGGGTGACCTGCGGCAAAGCGGACAATAACATGCAGG gCAATAAGATGTACGTTCACCCAGAATCTCCTAACACTGGCTCCCACTGGATGAGGCAGGAGATTTCCTTTGGGAAGTTAAAACTCACCAATAACAAAggtgcaaacaacaacaacacacag ATGATAGTGTTGCAGTCTCTGCACAAATACCAACCGAGGCTGCACATCGTGGAAGTGACAGAGGACGGTGTGGAGGACTTGAATGAACCTTCCAAGACTCAGACCTTCACCTTCTCAGAGACACAGTTCATCGCTGTGACGGCCTACCAAAACACGGAT ATCACCCAGCTAAAGATCGACCATAACCCCTTCGCCAAAGGCTTCCGGGACAACTACGATTC ATCCCATCAGATTGTCCCTGGAGGTCGGTACGGCGTTCAAAACTTCTTCCCGGAGCCCTTTGTCAACACTTTGCCTCAAGCCCGATATTATAACGGTGAGAGAACCGTGCCACAGACCAACGGCCTCCTCTCACCCCAACAGAGCGAAGAGGTGGCCAACCCTCCCCAGCGGTGGCTTGTCACGCCTGTCCAGCAACCTGTGACCAACAAGCTAGACATCGGTTCTTATGAATCTGAATATACTTCCAGTACCTTGCTCCCATATGGTATTAAGTCCTTGCCCCTGCAGACATCCCATGCCCTGGGGTATTACCCTGACCCGACCTTCCCTGCTATGGCAGGGTGGGGAGGCCGTGGCGCTTATCAGAGGAAGATGGCAGCTGGACTACCATGGACATCCAGAATGAGCCCACCTGTCTTCCCAGAAGATCAGCTTGCCAAGGAAAAAGTTAAAGAAGAGATTAGTTCCTCCTGGATAGAGACTCCCCCCTCCATCAAGTCTCTAGACTCC